The following coding sequences lie in one Miscanthus floridulus cultivar M001 chromosome 9, ASM1932011v1, whole genome shotgun sequence genomic window:
- the LOC136481041 gene encoding uncharacterized protein, translating into MPPPFIDRRSPSGRRPTSSSTRSGDRITRASSRQGRPVARAAASAARPSRLIGFWRVATCCSPGRGPRPPGVRPQARRDAALRRRGSASCLDPTTGKGVNGGCGWRRMGKGVHNEGLHQIGDEDFLREMGIGCDDTGLELTQLSEITANIHYEQDSSSALLDYNCYGQDSLLHMQGASEREVKFNPESYYMFHTNIENANNTHEQSSIPLVNYSSYGQEQEMQRQEVIMSPGGTSYVLSQGGSSYTSLMNQVIAQAKCSNQNYEEFLSSEMTGSFMDILNEPFPLEKAQEKGGRIFSLERNKKLHDDLFDILRNSLSKTEFEYLYKKLPQTYDVGGFRYLDDMWFNRENFVPCYFKKHFFPFINSTARSEGTNALFKLDVTPRYSIMRFMNEFQRISDTTEKNQAEQDFETRSMPWLSTTYEFERQAARLYNRKIFFKFQKELILATKYEAQELQKDQVYAVLKSEYHRQFEFRTRRYIVIVDLTQKNYRCLCCKFEKDGIICCHIIKVLTNLNISQLDDSYFIERWRAKERKQLTRQNTVPEIEIEKSRPLRHNILSNKLSNIASDGSRTMETFNYVLEEAERMQRKLNEPADEVRLQQSQSVQQSGTNVLQDANDAVRLPQTESAQESDTMLLQDPNNAQKRGRPKKVTRQIGIVEDIRSKAKSNFTCTHCREGGHNIKTCQKSIFLLCRKKTKKRKSGDVDNTNK; encoded by the exons ATGCCGCCGCCGTTCATAGATCGACGCAGCCCCAGCGGACGACGACCCACATCCTCCTCCACGAGATCCGGCGACCGCATCACTAGGGCGTCGTCGCGTCAAGGCCGTCCTGTTGCTCGCGCAGCGGCATCGGCTGCCCGTCCCTCGAGGCTCATCGGGTTTTGGAGGGTCGCGACTTGCTGCTCACCGGGGCGCGGCCCTCGCCCGCCGGGGGTGCGGCCTCAAGCCCGCCGGGACGCGGCCCTCCGCCGCCGGGGCTCGGCCTCCTGCCTAGATCCGACGACGGGGAAGGGGGTGAACGGTGGATGCGGGTGGCGGCGGATGGGAAAGGGG GTTCACAACGAAGGACTGCATCAAATAGGAGATGAAGACTTCTTAAGGGAAATGGGTATTGGATGTGATGACACTGGACTGGAGCTTACACAATTATCAGAGATAACAGCTAACATACATTATGAacag GATAGTTCATCAGCACTATTGGACTACAACTGTTATGGACAGGATAGTCTTCTTCATATGCAGGGTGCGTCCGAAAGAGAAGTGAAATTCAATCCTGAGAGCTACTACATGTTTCATACAAACATTGAAAATGCCAACAATACTCATGAG CAGAGCTCAATACCACtagtgaactacagcagctatGGACAAGAACAAGAAATGCAGAGACAAGAA GTGATCATGTCACCAGGAGGAACAAGTTATGTACTATCACAGGGCGGATCAAGCTATACAAGCCTTATGAACCAAGTCATAGCTCAGGCTAAATGTTCAAATCAGAATTATGAAGAATTTTTGTCATCTGAAATGACAGGAAGTTTCATGGACATACTCAATGAGCCATTTCCACTAGAG AAAGCTCAGGAGAAAGGTGGCAGGATATTTTCATTAGAAAGGAACAAGAAGCTGCATGACGATCTCTTTGACATTCTTAGGAACTCATTGTCCAAAACAGAGTTTGAGTACTTGTACAAGAAGTTGCCACAAACATATGATGTCGGTGGCTTCAGATACCTTGATGACATGTGGTTTAATAGGGAAAATTTTGTTCCATGTTACTTCAAGAAGCATTTCTTCCCTTTCATCAACTCTACAGCGAGAAGTGAAGGCACAAATGCATTATTCAAACTGGATGTCACACCAAGGTATAGTATTATGAGATTTATGAATGAGTTCCAAAGAATTTCAGATACAACAGAAAAGAATCAAGCAGAACAGGACTTTGAAACCAGATCAATGCCTTGGTTGAGTACGACATATGAGTTCGAAAGGCAGGCTGCAAGGCTGTACAACAGAAAGATATTCTTCAAGTTTCAAAAGGAGCTCATATTGGCAACAAAGTATGAGGCTCAAGAACTCCAGAAAGATCAAGTTTATGCAGTGTTAAAATCAGAGTACCATAGGCAGTTTGAGTTCAGAACAAGGAGATACATTGTGATAGTAGACTTGACACAGAAAAACTACAGATGTCTGTGTTGCAAATTTGAAAAAGATGGTATAATATGCTGCCATATCATCAAGGTGCTCACAAACCTAAATATATCTCAGCTAGATGACAGTTATTTCATTGAAAGATGGAGGGCTAAAGAGAGGAAACAGTTGACAAGGCAGAATACTGTACCAGAAATAGAGATTGAGAAGAGCAGGCCATTGAGGCACAACATATTGTCAAACAAGTTGAGCAATATTGCTTCAGATGGATCAAGAACAATGGAAACATTCAACTATGTTCTAGAAGAAGCCGAGCGAATGCAAAGAAAACTCAATGAACCAGCAGATGAAGTCAGACTGCAACAATCACAATCTGTTCAACAAAGTGGTACTAATGTTTTGCAAGATGCTAATGATGCAGTCAGACTACCTCAAACAGAATCAGCTCAAGAAAGTGATACAATGCTTTTGCAAGACCCTAATAATGCTCAGAAAAGAGGAAGGCCCAAGAAAGTGACCAGGCAAATAGGAATAGTTGAGGACATCAGAAGCAAAGCAAAAAGCAACTTTACCTGTACACACTGTCGTGAAGGAGGGCATAACATCAAGACATGCCAAAAAAGCATCTTCCTCCTGTGCcgtaaaaaaacaaagaaaaggaaATCAG GAGATGTTGACAACACCAATAAATAG